A window of Ruminococcus champanellensis 18P13 = JCM 17042 contains these coding sequences:
- a CDS encoding Ger(x)C family spore germination C-terminal domain-containing protein: MKHKRLTLLLATLLLTGCTGTAQVQNRAFVQLLGADADRNANRVTAVSFGMEEPASGTGETLLTALEAAQCRYDRALMLGHTQVLVCGKGGLEQRLSLLLDGNRISPGCRLVCADDAARVLEETGAGLETALSRMAEGGALYAPAVSDTLSDLLGASGMAVVPYVSGSDLGMCVVDQAGNIRTTLSEEACRGVALLREKNRDTVLGIPTEQGTLSYEIHSCSYKLDLETAEGLTAVLSFRITGECAEACEQGQLRKGVQQAVTELCRAAVLETVCVYGVDLLDLERAARHQDPAFFAAHQEEWSAVIAQAGFRCEVRVE; encoded by the coding sequence ATGAAACACAAACGGCTGACGCTGCTGCTTGCCACCCTGCTGCTTACCGGCTGCACCGGCACCGCACAGGTCCAGAACCGGGCATTCGTCCAGCTTCTGGGGGCGGATGCTGACCGGAACGCCAACCGGGTCACCGCCGTTTCCTTCGGCATGGAGGAGCCTGCATCCGGCACCGGGGAGACCCTGCTCACCGCACTGGAGGCTGCCCAATGCCGGTACGACCGGGCGCTGATGCTGGGGCATACCCAGGTACTGGTGTGCGGCAAGGGAGGACTGGAGCAGCGGCTGTCCCTGCTGCTGGACGGGAACCGGATCTCGCCGGGCTGCCGGCTGGTGTGTGCGGACGATGCCGCAAGGGTGCTGGAGGAAACCGGTGCCGGCCTGGAAACCGCCCTGTCCCGGATGGCGGAGGGGGGCGCTTTGTATGCCCCCGCCGTCAGCGATACCCTGTCGGATCTGCTGGGGGCAAGCGGCATGGCGGTGGTGCCCTATGTGTCCGGCTCGGATCTGGGCATGTGCGTGGTGGATCAGGCGGGAAACATCCGCACCACCCTGAGCGAGGAGGCATGCAGAGGGGTGGCACTGCTGCGGGAAAAAAACCGGGACACGGTGCTTGGGATCCCCACAGAGCAGGGCACCCTGTCCTACGAGATCCACAGCTGCAGCTACAAGCTGGATCTGGAAACGGCGGAGGGGCTGACGGCGGTGCTGTCCTTCCGGATCACAGGGGAATGCGCCGAGGCATGCGAGCAGGGGCAGCTGCGCAAAGGGGTGCAGCAGGCGGTGACGGAGCTGTGCCGGGCGGCGGTGCTGGAAACCGTGTGCGTCTATGGGGTGGATCTTCTGGATCTGGAACGGGCGGCACGGCATCAGGATCCGGCGTTTTTTGCCGCCCATCAGGAGGAATGGAGTGCTGTCATTGCGCAGGCTGGCTTCCGGTGCGAGGTGCGTGTGGAGTAG
- a CDS encoding cohesin domain-containing protein gives MIHHWIRTGLDRLRRTGAALTAAACALGLPGFFARQTPASAANLVLVYAESVEAQPGDTAQVSLYAEDNGGFSGMGLVLEYDGALELVTNEYGKPLCTYGDLIGSDTCMILEAEGSKCGVAIASSQLIQQDGTLVTLSFRVPQTAQPGDTFALNLTANAAYDNRDNAVSIQTYSGKIQIPQATTTTTTETTTTTTTTETTTAPTTTTAPAPVEFSVGHASGLPGETVYLPVYVGPHSGISDMEFRLQLPEIFHSVLSNDEYQIVGIPSLWSIGSAHNTTGGLALALNAGLNPDVTGELFRIQLVIPEDAAPGEYEISVQSVAIRNPEGTAYTCAAAPGSVQILMPETTTAESTTTTTMTTATTTTTTTATETTTAPGTPVEFSVGNVPGLPGETVYLPVYVGENPGLSAAVLTFRYGGMLQPADANSTPQVQYLKAGYWGEVSYDTQLLTVSMHAAWSQYENGEILRIPVAIPADAVPGIYPVTPESASFAAMDGSTRQCSLFAGTVQVVGAVTTSAQVTENTTTTGYTTTATEAITTTETTIETTTTTTTEAITEATTTTAAETTITTTTTAAETTTVPIQTTTATRTTALQPGYLPGDVNMDGRVTVADAVLVLEACARMAAGEPCPLSDVQQKLGDLVPDGYIKVSDAVELLGIIARGIAG, from the coding sequence ATGATACATCATTGGATCAGAACCGGGTTGGATCGGCTCCGGCGCACAGGGGCTGCCCTGACCGCTGCCGCATGCGCATTGGGGCTGCCGGGATTTTTTGCCCGGCAAACCCCTGCTAGCGCCGCCAACCTTGTACTGGTGTATGCGGAGTCTGTGGAGGCACAGCCTGGCGACACGGCGCAGGTGTCCCTGTATGCAGAGGATAACGGGGGCTTTTCCGGCATGGGGCTTGTACTGGAGTATGACGGGGCGCTGGAGCTTGTAACCAACGAGTATGGCAAGCCCCTGTGTACCTATGGGGATCTGATCGGCTCCGACACTTGCATGATCCTGGAGGCGGAGGGCAGCAAATGCGGCGTTGCCATTGCCTCCTCCCAGTTGATTCAGCAGGATGGCACTCTTGTGACCCTTTCCTTCCGGGTGCCCCAGACCGCTCAGCCCGGGGACACCTTCGCTCTGAATCTGACCGCCAATGCCGCCTATGACAACAGGGACAATGCGGTTTCCATCCAGACCTACAGCGGCAAGATCCAGATTCCTCAAGCTACTACAACGACCACTACTGAAACCACCACTACCACAACCACCACTGAAACTACCACCGCTCCAACGACCACCACCGCCCCTGCGCCGGTGGAATTTTCCGTGGGGCATGCGTCCGGATTGCCGGGGGAAACCGTGTATCTGCCGGTGTATGTGGGACCCCATTCCGGCATTTCCGATATGGAGTTTCGCCTACAGCTGCCGGAGATATTCCACTCTGTCTTGTCCAATGACGAGTACCAGATTGTGGGTATACCGTCCCTATGGAGCATAGGTTCTGCACACAATACCACCGGCGGACTGGCTTTAGCACTGAACGCCGGATTGAACCCGGATGTAACCGGGGAACTGTTCCGGATTCAGCTGGTGATTCCGGAGGATGCAGCACCGGGGGAATACGAGATATCCGTTCAATCAGTCGCCATACGGAATCCGGAGGGGACGGCATACACCTGTGCAGCCGCTCCCGGCTCTGTGCAGATCCTGATGCCGGAAACCACTACGGCGGAAAGCACTACGACTACCACCATGACCACTGCCACCACGACCACTACCACCACCGCCACTGAAACCACCACTGCCCCCGGTACGCCGGTGGAATTTTCCGTGGGGAATGTGCCCGGACTGCCGGGGGAAACCGTGTATCTGCCGGTGTATGTGGGGGAGAATCCGGGCTTGTCCGCTGCTGTGCTGACCTTCCGGTACGGAGGCATGCTCCAGCCTGCTGACGCCAACAGCACGCCCCAGGTGCAGTATCTGAAGGCCGGCTACTGGGGGGAGGTCAGCTACGATACCCAACTGCTGACCGTATCCATGCATGCCGCCTGGAGTCAGTATGAAAACGGGGAGATTCTGCGGATCCCGGTGGCGATTCCGGCGGATGCGGTGCCGGGCATTTATCCGGTGACACCGGAATCTGCCAGCTTTGCAGCAATGGATGGGAGCACCCGGCAGTGCAGCCTGTTTGCCGGGACGGTACAGGTGGTAGGAGCAGTGACCACCTCCGCCCAGGTCACGGAGAATACCACCACTACCGGGTATACCACGACCGCTACGGAAGCTATCACCACAACGGAAACCACCATTGAAACGACTACAACTACCACAACGGAAGCTATCACCGAAGCGACTACAACTACCGCTGCTGAAACCACCATAACTACTACAACCACCGCTGCGGAAACAACCACTGTGCCCATTCAAACCACCACAGCCACCCGGACCACCGCCCTCCAGCCAGGCTATCTGCCCGGAGACGTGAATATGGACGGCAGGGTAACGGTAGCGGATGCGGTGCTGGTGCTGGAGGCATGCGCCCGGATGGCGGCAGGGGAGCCCTGTCCTCTGAGCGATGTACAGCAAAAGCTGGGGGATCTGGTGCCGGATGGGTACATCAAGGTGTCGGACGCAGTGGAGCTGCTGGGGATCATTGCACGGGGGATCGCAGGGTAA
- a CDS encoding ribosomal protein L32 yields MRNMEDKIHAKQYMECNHCGELIPEKTRRCPHCGKLQVSAGVIALMILILCMILAVILAIPLFFGHFMDKAEEYANDFGQQVQSHYSSGADSLPE; encoded by the coding sequence ATGAGAAACATGGAGGACAAGATCCACGCCAAACAATATATGGAGTGCAACCACTGCGGGGAACTGATCCCGGAGAAAACCCGGCGCTGCCCCCATTGCGGCAAGCTGCAGGTGTCCGCCGGCGTAATCGCCCTGATGATTCTGATCCTGTGTATGATCCTGGCGGTGATCCTTGCCATCCCCCTGTTTTTCGGACATTTCATGGACAAAGCGGAGGAATATGCAAACGATTTCGGGCAGCAGGTTCAGTCCCATTACAGCAGCGGGGCGGATTCCCTGCCGGAATGA
- a CDS encoding peptidoglycan-binding domain-containing protein produces MDRDNREGMEQAIRGAEGLLELGLFTEAEAVFRQLAQEAPEHYRVWLGLARLRSRNFTQPDPNAQGLLERAASFAMTVDEYNDLKATVGSYAQLPPFAHGEQAPDRMPDVEQLEKLHPISVPMSSQEAVLEAREAARLKYLKCLLLIVVVIGLPTAFIVSCSNGVNPITNALLSDSQQEVPPPTTHPATTEAATEPEPEGCPYAEPTDTVKPGAEGEDVKWIQWQLVRQGAELEITGAFDEDTRQAVQAFQIDRDMKADGIVGEETREKLGE; encoded by the coding sequence ATGGACAGGGACAACAGAGAGGGTATGGAGCAGGCGATCCGGGGGGCGGAGGGTCTGCTGGAGCTGGGGCTTTTCACAGAGGCGGAGGCGGTGTTCCGTCAACTGGCGCAGGAGGCACCGGAGCATTACCGGGTATGGCTTGGGCTGGCACGGCTCCGGAGCAGGAATTTTACCCAGCCGGATCCCAACGCACAGGGCTTGCTGGAGCGGGCTGCGTCCTTTGCCATGACGGTGGACGAATACAATGACCTGAAAGCCACAGTGGGGAGCTATGCCCAGCTGCCGCCCTTTGCCCATGGGGAGCAGGCACCGGACCGGATGCCGGACGTGGAACAGCTGGAAAAGCTGCACCCCATCAGCGTGCCCATGTCCAGCCAGGAGGCAGTGCTGGAGGCAAGGGAGGCTGCCCGGCTGAAGTATCTGAAATGCCTGCTGCTGATCGTGGTGGTGATCGGCTTGCCCACCGCATTCATCGTCAGCTGCAGCAACGGGGTGAACCCCATTACCAACGCCCTGCTGTCGGATTCTCAGCAGGAGGTGCCGCCGCCCACCACCCATCCTGCCACCACAGAAGCGGCAACGGAGCCGGAACCGGAGGGGTGTCCCTATGCAGAGCCCACGGACACGGTAAAGCCCGGCGCAGAGGGGGAGGACGTAAAGTGGATCCAGTGGCAGCTGGTGCGGCAGGGCGCAGAGCTGGAGATCACCGGGGCGTTTGACGAGGACACCCGGCAGGCGGTGCAGGCGTTCCAGATCGATCGGGATATGAAGGCTGACGGCATCGTCGGGGAGGAGACAAGGGAGAAGCTGGGGGAGTAG
- a CDS encoding PE domain-containing protein → MERMETAAPHALRDTADRLRRTTEQCMAAQERINRAVHQYQEALDDRVSAGAAQALQVTGQRLEAVYAAYAGAYRQLHLAADALEAYEKLGK, encoded by the coding sequence ATGGAACGGATGGAAACAGCAGCGCCCCATGCATTGCGGGATACCGCAGACAGGCTCCGGCGCACTACAGAGCAGTGCATGGCGGCGCAGGAGCGGATCAACAGGGCGGTGCATCAATACCAGGAGGCGCTGGACGATCGGGTATCCGCCGGAGCGGCACAGGCATTACAGGTGACCGGTCAGCGGCTGGAGGCGGTGTATGCGGCTTACGCAGGGGCATACCGACAGCTGCACCTGGCGGCGGATGCTTTGGAGGCATACGAAAAGCTGGGGAAATAG
- a CDS encoding FtsK/SpoIIIE domain-containing protein, whose amino-acid sequence MTGEGMKMDKDYLLNQQRLTELAAAFGERCARAQEAARQAHAENEQTYQRANGDLYAVPRSQVETDLHAMEEMVAEIQRIQKKFPADGPLLSEVIAETKPLPLRGKKCLDAFSMHAKAFLSAAKSLCVQPAAQDEAVCERLAVSYCNARALYQELDALLDRDYPTREIRAQLRRAREDRGEQIDSTCRAQCDVTRWQSYGECRALCEGLNRQAAQVRSDLLSCDRLGAEEAPKQILLGRAAFTLSPETEGFWQENFHPDPEAFCSNPFYVELNPNFSSIVVNATGAQIESREFESLLVNWFLQFLVSFPVKALHVCGMQGDLSGVVCSLVSELTNGVGEAVTFDGPKATEDAIAAGVDRISSLMEERIRFYGRKYANIYDYNAHCPDTPQPFVLVVIHNYPYAFEERSVRKKVENLLESGGRCGILTLLVNHTDARLTRFGEPVPPLDADRYGSLVVTYTGEGCFTAGGRAYRADIAQPAFSEGALWQLLADSTRYVSRPIQLDSLLHEAYDRTPYYDELKIPVGRSGNQVQYFRLDVESTGKSAALIAGGTGSGKTTFLHTLILSGAMAYSPEELEYYLIDFKDGVEFSNYLKRPGEASAYIPHVSFLSLKNRVEDAYDVLHKISALKEQRNRLFNRAGATDFKTYHMSKKVQSGELPRLKRTIVIIDEYQNMLEATGNGSAALAAKCSARLLALLKEIRNAGISIILSSQAICVGREAKDQIFNRIVFSGSENTINSAFETSRSGEMMNDLQQERGLAYQSEDGGVHATLFKAAWAGKTNGAEHQRIAKEICDKWANIPVPPMIISGNEAPLLVGEGNSDLCRCVLPEPGDTGYQLVLGQSFLSDEPVGLELSSGTFSGYVMLGELSRLRALEASAALSFLQQLRAEGCPLADAVTYCDLNYTSQGRKYRSPLEDMAPMLSGSVAYIKNEGDAAGQITRLHDLYHARLDGLKAGAEIDLSPRLLIVSSARNILDFAPEQAAPREELSAFDRLLMDTDGGAAPGARELSQQLELLYTRGYEQHIFVILTEKEPQRLRELIPRGIRYQRAVFCSREALAAADWSNGGEYVSVDTLAANCCVVLPNVSKVRPYQYENWKGWFDRYRAALLDG is encoded by the coding sequence ATGACAGGTGAGGGCATGAAGATGGACAAGGATTATCTGTTGAATCAGCAGCGGCTGACGGAGCTTGCCGCCGCATTCGGGGAGCGGTGCGCCCGGGCGCAGGAGGCTGCCCGGCAGGCGCATGCCGAAAACGAGCAGACCTATCAGCGTGCCAATGGGGATTTATACGCTGTTCCCAGAAGCCAGGTGGAAACCGATCTGCATGCCATGGAGGAGATGGTTGCGGAAATTCAACGGATCCAGAAAAAATTCCCGGCGGACGGGCCGCTGCTGTCGGAGGTGATCGCAGAAACCAAGCCCCTGCCCTTGCGGGGGAAGAAGTGCCTGGATGCGTTTTCCATGCATGCAAAGGCGTTTCTTTCCGCCGCAAAATCCCTGTGCGTGCAGCCGGCTGCCCAGGATGAAGCCGTGTGCGAGCGGCTGGCGGTATCCTACTGCAACGCAAGGGCACTGTACCAGGAACTGGACGCATTGCTGGATCGGGACTATCCCACAAGGGAGATCCGGGCACAGCTGCGCCGGGCTCGGGAGGATCGGGGAGAGCAGATCGACAGCACCTGCCGGGCGCAGTGTGATGTGACCCGGTGGCAGTCGTATGGGGAATGCCGGGCGCTATGTGAAGGGCTGAACCGGCAGGCGGCACAGGTGCGCAGCGATTTGCTGTCCTGTGACCGGCTGGGGGCGGAGGAAGCCCCCAAGCAGATCCTGCTGGGGCGGGCGGCATTCACCCTGTCCCCGGAAACGGAGGGGTTCTGGCAGGAAAATTTCCACCCGGATCCGGAGGCCTTCTGCTCCAACCCCTTTTATGTGGAACTGAATCCGAATTTTTCCTCCATTGTGGTGAACGCCACCGGCGCACAGATCGAAAGCCGGGAGTTTGAGAGCCTGTTGGTGAATTGGTTTTTGCAGTTTCTGGTATCCTTCCCGGTGAAGGCGCTGCACGTCTGCGGCATGCAGGGGGATCTGTCCGGTGTGGTATGCTCCCTGGTGTCGGAGCTGACCAACGGGGTGGGGGAGGCTGTCACCTTTGACGGCCCCAAAGCCACGGAGGATGCCATTGCCGCAGGGGTTGACCGGATCAGCAGCCTGATGGAGGAGCGGATCCGGTTCTACGGCAGAAAATACGCCAATATCTACGACTACAACGCCCATTGTCCGGATACGCCCCAGCCCTTTGTGCTGGTGGTGATCCACAACTATCCCTATGCCTTTGAGGAACGCTCCGTCCGGAAAAAGGTGGAGAATCTTCTGGAAAGCGGTGGGCGCTGCGGCATTCTCACCCTGCTGGTGAACCATACGGACGCCCGGCTGACCCGGTTCGGTGAGCCGGTGCCGCCCCTGGATGCGGACAGGTACGGCTCACTGGTGGTGACCTACACCGGGGAGGGCTGCTTCACCGCAGGGGGCAGAGCATACAGGGCGGACATTGCCCAGCCGGCGTTTTCGGAGGGGGCGCTGTGGCAGCTGCTGGCGGATTCCACAAGATATGTGTCCCGGCCCATCCAGCTGGATTCCCTGCTGCACGAAGCCTATGACCGGACGCCCTATTACGATGAATTGAAGATTCCGGTGGGCAGGAGCGGCAACCAGGTGCAGTACTTCCGTCTGGATGTGGAAAGCACCGGAAAATCCGCTGCTCTGATCGCCGGGGGCACAGGCTCCGGCAAGACCACGTTTCTGCATACCCTCATCCTCAGCGGCGCAATGGCGTATTCTCCGGAGGAGCTGGAGTATTACCTCATTGACTTTAAGGATGGGGTGGAATTTTCCAACTACTTGAAGCGCCCGGGGGAGGCCAGCGCCTACATTCCCCATGTGTCCTTTCTTTCCCTGAAAAACCGGGTGGAGGACGCTTACGATGTGCTGCACAAGATCTCCGCTCTGAAGGAGCAGCGGAACCGGCTGTTCAACCGGGCAGGGGCAACGGATTTCAAGACCTATCACATGAGCAAAAAGGTGCAGAGCGGGGAATTGCCCAGGCTCAAGCGCACCATTGTCATCATTGACGAGTACCAGAATATGCTGGAGGCCACCGGAAACGGCAGTGCGGCACTGGCGGCAAAGTGCTCCGCCCGGCTGCTGGCGCTGCTCAAGGAGATCCGGAATGCCGGCATCAGCATCATCCTCAGCAGCCAGGCCATTTGCGTGGGCAGGGAGGCGAAGGATCAGATTTTCAACCGGATCGTGTTCAGCGGTTCGGAGAATACCATCAACAGCGCCTTTGAAACCAGCCGCAGCGGAGAAATGATGAACGATTTGCAGCAGGAGCGGGGGCTTGCCTACCAGTCGGAGGACGGGGGCGTGCATGCCACCCTGTTCAAGGCGGCGTGGGCAGGGAAAACCAATGGGGCGGAGCATCAGCGGATCGCAAAGGAGATCTGTGACAAGTGGGCGAATATTCCCGTGCCCCCCATGATCATTTCCGGCAACGAAGCACCACTTCTGGTGGGGGAGGGGAACTCCGATCTGTGCCGGTGCGTGCTGCCGGAGCCGGGGGATACCGGGTATCAACTGGTGCTGGGGCAGTCCTTTCTGTCCGACGAGCCGGTGGGACTGGAGCTGTCCAGCGGCACCTTCTCCGGCTATGTGATGCTGGGGGAGCTGTCCAGGCTGCGTGCTCTGGAGGCTTCTGCGGCATTGAGCTTTTTGCAGCAGCTCCGGGCGGAGGGCTGTCCCTTGGCGGATGCAGTCACCTACTGCGACCTGAACTACACCAGCCAGGGGCGCAAATACAGAAGCCCGTTGGAGGATATGGCGCCCATGCTGTCCGGCAGTGTGGCATACATCAAGAACGAAGGGGATGCGGCAGGACAGATCACCCGGCTGCATGACCTGTACCATGCACGGCTGGACGGGCTGAAGGCAGGGGCGGAGATCGATCTTAGCCCCAGACTGCTTATCGTCAGCAGCGCCCGGAATATCCTGGACTTTGCGCCGGAGCAGGCTGCGCCCCGGGAGGAACTCAGCGCCTTTGACCGACTGCTGATGGATACGGACGGAGGGGCTGCACCGGGGGCACGGGAGTTGAGCCAGCAGTTGGAACTGCTGTACACACGGGGCTATGAGCAGCATATTTTCGTGATCCTCACGGAAAAGGAGCCCCAGCGGCTCCGGGAGCTGATCCCCAGAGGCATCCGGTACCAGCGGGCGGTGTTCTGCTCCAGGGAAGCCCTTGCGGCGGCGGACTGGAGCAACGGCGGCGAATATGTGTCGGTGGATACCCTGGCGGCAAACTGCTGCGTGGTGCTGCCCAATGTATCCAAGGTGCGTCCCTATCAGTACGAGAACTGGAAGGGCTGGTTTGACCGGTATCGGGCAGCCCTGTTGGATGGGTGA